The Pseudomonadota bacterium genome contains the following window.
TTTCTAATATAAGGTGTGTGACACCAAATGCCGTAATGATGCTCTGCAGCTCTTGAAGTGACTCCATACTGCGGAAATATCTACGGTACAACTCAGCACCAATAAGGGTGTTCCGATCATCGATTACAGCTCGAAAGTCAGGGTAGAGCGATGCTGTCAGGAATCCACCCAAGTTAGGGGTCGCGTACACTACACCCCGTGGAGCGTCGTTCCTAATTGCACTAACGATGGCTTGGTCGTACTTTTTAGTAGACGGGCCAAGGGCCTCTTGCACTACCATACCAGGCGCAACCCATGCTGCGGCGATTCCGACAACTGCGCAGACAAGGGCGATACTACCCCAGCTTAGAGTCTTGCCCTCGCGCTTATCAACAGCTGTAAAACAGCGCTGACTTAAATTAAACACCCCTGGTAATTGAAAACCCAGAAGCTCTGAGTAGACCCTCGCCGCAAGTGGGGCTGCCGCTATAGCTACAAAGGGAACACACCGCACCATCAAGAACGCCTGCACACCAAAAACGATAGTAGCGACAAGATCTAGCACCCATCCAGTAGCCATTCTGCTTCTCATCCAGACGGCAAGTAGAACGGGAAGGACACAAAGGATGGTAAACAACACGCCGAAAAAACCCACGAAATCTCCCAGCTCCAGCAGCGGCTTCCACTCCTGATTAAGCCCTAGCAGATACCGATCGCCAGCTAGTGCAAAGATACTCCTGTGAAGCTCGATGCCCCGTGGATTGCAAAGTGTTGCAACCGCACACACTGCAAGGAGCGCACACATCTCTGTCACCCTTCTACGCGAGGATCTCTTGTCAAAAGCGAGCACGGGCACGGCGAGTGCAAGAAGCAGTAACCCCTCAACAAACGCCGGATGCATGTTTGCCCAGAGGATAAATATTACACAGAGATACACAGCGGTGTAACCGAACTCTCGGAGCTCTCCCGCTCCGAGAGTTGCAACAGCTCGGATACGACGATACGTGAGCGTAAAAAAAAGGATGCTAAACAGTACCGGCCGCAGAATAAAGTGAATCTCTGATAGCTTAAACGCAAGGACAGTAACAGCGAGTGCACACAGCGCCGAGCGGCTGCTCTCCCTTGTCATACCTCCGACCACTCCGAAGAAGGAAATGAGGTAGATTGCCGCACATAAAGCATAGACGAGTGGGTACCCACCTACTCTCTTCGATACAAAGAGGATAAGATCCGCTAGCCACTGATCGCAAACCCAGAGGCGCTGCTGTCCGGGCTCTAGTCCTAGTGCGGGGGCGATGGTCGGAGCAAGAAAAGGATCAAGGTAGGGCACCTTTAACGTCTCTAAGATCTGTTGACCGGTCTTAAGGTGCCATCCAACACCAGGGTCGTCAGCAAACTCTCCCCCCTGAGTAAATAGGATATAACGATATGCTAAGACGATAACGAGAGCTGCGATACTAAAAAAAGAGCGCATGTAACCATTCCGCATAAACTAAGCACGATCTCAAGATCGAATCCTTTTAACCACCCACAAGTTTATACTGTAGTGAATAGTTACGCATCACGTTACGATTCGCACTATCTTATATACCCCGCCGGAAGACCTCCATAACTCCTCAGCTCCTGCTATTCTCTGATCCCAGGTGTGTTTACACGCGCTATACCCGCGAACATAACAGCCGATTAAGGTACGCTCAATCCCCTCTACAGGTCTGATAGGTAAAGGTCTCAGAGATATCCATCATTCATAAGCATCTCTCTTTTTATAGCTTATTACTCTAATCGTCGGGTAATTATGGCCCCGATACTTGGCATAAAATAACCCGAAACTACGGCTACTTAGATAAGATACGTTGTAGCCATACAGCACCCATTAAGTTTTACTAGGGTTTTGGTTCTTAATATGGTTTTATCCAGCTCTTGATCGAGGGCAGATAAGCCGCTCATTATCGACAAAAAGTAGTTTAGCAACTGATCCTTCTGGGAGGACCGAGGCCGAAACGGCCTCTATCCAATTAAATTGCAAGCAATTGCAAAATTAACTGAGGCACTATGAACGCTACCCTGAACGCTACCCTGTTAGGCCTAGATATCGGCAGCTCCTCGGTCAAGGGTGCTCTGCTTAATGCTGAAACGGGCGAAGTTATCGCGCGCGCAACATCCCCAGGAACGGAGCTCCCCATCACTGCCGCTAATCCGGGCTGGGCTGAGCAGCATCCGGACCTCTGGTGGGAGCATGTCACTCATGTAATCCGTGAGATCGGGCAAGAGACCTCCCTAGCTGGGCTTAAAGGGATCGGAATCGGATATCAGATGCATGGCTTGGTGCTACTTGATGCCGCGCTGCAGCCCCTTAGACCATCCATAATCTGGTGTGATAGTCGTGCCGTAGCTCTCGGTGAAGAGGCTTGGGAGAAACTTGGCAAGGATTGGTGCCTACAGAATCTTCTTAATTCTCCGGGGAATTTCACCGCCTCTAAACTAGCCTGGGTTAAACAGAACGAGCCAAAGATCTTTGAAAAGATACGATACATGATGTTGCCCGGAGATTATGTGGCGCTGCGCCTAACCGGAGAGGCAATGACCTCGCTCTCAGGTCTCTCTGAGGGGATAATGTGGAATTTTCGTCAATCTCGGCTGGCTACCGAGCTGTTAGATTACTACGGCATTCCAAAGGAGTTCGTTCCAAAAAGTTCGCCATCTTTCGGTATGCAGGGGAGCGTGCGTAATGAGGTGGCGCGTGAGTTGGGCCTACCTTTAAATGTACCTGTTACCTATCGCGCCGGCGATCAACCAAATAACGCCTTCGCCTTAAAGGTTCTTAATCCGGGTGAGGTTGGCGCTAATGCCGGAACCTCCGGAGTTGTCTACGGTATCGCAGATAAGCCGTGCATCGATCCACAATCAAGGATTAATACCTTTCTACACGTCAATCATACCGCTCAAAATCCACGTCTCGGTGTTTTGCTTTGTGTTAACGGTGCAGGCGCGCTTTCACGTTGGATTAAGGTTAACTTTACTAAAGATTATATCAATCTTGATCGTGAAGCCTCTGCTTCACCGATCGGAGCGCGTGGTCTCTCATTCTTGCCGTTTGGAAATGGCGCAGAACGTACCCTAAACAACAAGAGCCTCGGTGCCTCCCTGCACGGTATTGAACTTAATATTCATACTGCGGGTGATGTCTATCGTTCAGCTATGGAGGGGATCGCTGCCTCGCTATCTTACGGTGTTGAGATTATGCGTGACATGGGAATCACGGTTAATTCGCTACGCGCGGGATATGGTAATATGTTTAGAAGCCAGATCTTCTCTCAGGCGCTCGCTTCGATGGTGGATGCTCCGATAGATCTGATTGATACCGATGGAGCTGAGGGCGCCGCACGGGGAGCCGGTCTTGGCGCCGCTGTTTTTAAATCCGTAGAGGACGCCTATAGAGGTATGAAGACAAAGGGAACCATTGTGCCCTCTGCGCACTCCGAGTACAAAGAGGTCTTCTCACGTTGGCGATCAGTTTTAACTCGCGAAACAGAATCTTAAATTTTAATTTTACTTAGATTAACGTTATAGGAGGCACCATGACTGAGCATTTTGAGGTCCCAGTAGTACAATTCGAAGGTCCAGACTCAAAAAACCCCCTTGCTTTCAGACACTACAATCCAAGCGAGGTCGTAGAGGGCAAGACGATGAAGGATCATCTCCGTTTTGCAGTTGCTTGGTGGCACACCATGCGCGGAACAGGCGGCGATCCGTTCGGCCCAGGTTGCGCAGTTCGCCCTTGGGAGGATGGCTCTGATTCATTAGAGATGGCGCTTAAGCGCGTTGATGTCGCATTTGAGTTCATGTCTAAGCTTGGTGTTCCTTATTACTGTTTTCATGATCGAGATGTAGCGCCTGAGGGCAAGGATCTCTCAGAGACCAATAAAAATCTCGATGCCGTAGTAAAGAAGCTTAAGGAGGCCCAAGCTAGAACCGGTATTAAACTCCTCTGGGGCACCGCTAATCTATTCACAAATAAGCGCTTCGTGCATGGGGCCTCTACTAGTTGTAACGCCGATGTATTTGCCTACGCTGCAGCGCAGGTTAAGAAAGCCCTGGAGGTAACTAAGGAGCTTGGTGGAACTAACTACGTGTTCTGGGGCGGCCGAGAGGGGTATCACACCCTTTACAACACCAACCTACGTAGGGAATTTGATCACTTAGCAAAGTTTCTACATATGGCGGTTGAGCATAAAAAGAAGATCGGCCTGGATGCTCAGTTCCTGATCGAACCTAAGCCAAGAGAGCCGACAACTCATCAATACGACAGCGACTGCGCTGCCTGTATGGCGTTCCTTAAGACCTACGGTTTAGATAAGGAATTTAAGTTCAATATCGAAACTAATCACGCCACCCTGGCCGGACACTCGATGTACCATGAGCTTACTTACGCCAGCAGCTACGGCATGCTTGGCTCAGTCGATGCGAATCGTGGGGACGAGTTAATCGGTTGGGACACTGATCAGTTCCCAACTAATATCTATACCACCGCACAGGCGATGTTGGTCATTCTTGAGAATGGAGGACTTGGGCGAGGAGGGTTAAACTTCGATGCTAAGGTTCGCCGCGAGAGCTTTGAGCCGATAGATCTATTCTATGCCCATATTGGTGCGATGGATGCCTTTGCGCAGGGGTTAAAGATAGCTGCTGCGATTCGAAAAGACGGCATCCTTAAAGAGATGCTTCAGAAGCGCTATAGCTCTTGGGATGCCGGAGTTGGCATCGACATAGAGGAGGGCACCGCTAACTTTGAGACCCTTGAGCGCTATATGCTTCAGAAGGGAGAAGTTGCTGCGAACGTCTCAGGTCGACAGGAGATGCTGGAGAATATCGTTAATCGATATATTCGGTAGCTTTACTGCAGGCCGCCAAAATCCTTGCAGAGTAGCAAGCAGTGTATCAGCTCAACCAGCTCTTTATAGTGCAAAGGTTTTGGGTATGCTGGGATCGGTGCAAGGTCGCTCTTTACCTGCTTCATCTCGCTTGGATCTGATGCGGTCAACGCAATAACTGAGGTGTTGGGGTATACCCAAGCAAGCTCCTGTGCTGTTTTGATCCCTACGTCTCTGGAGATCGGGTACTCACCTGCATCCTCTTTGTGTGTAAACGGCATATGCAGATCGCATATGATTAGATCAGGGGGATCTATCGTACTCAGCAGCTCGTATGCCGAGTCTGGGCAATCGGATTCGAAGACCTCCACCTCGTTGTCCTCGAGGATCTCTCGGAAGGTCTCACGATAGTCGTGATTATCATCAATAATAAGAACTGTTTTCATAGCCCTCTTGGCGCTTTTCGTCTCCTGCCTTGGAAACGATAGGGGCTTCTTGCCCCTACAAGATAATTCGGCTCTTATAGCGCTCCCCTTGAGGTAAAAGAATGCCGGTGGAACCGCTCTATATAGGGTACTACTGTCTAGTTTTTGACACCGCGGGACAGCCCTTCCGAAGGACACAGATCTAGGGACTTAGGTGAATCCTAGTGGATTGAACTCAAACATCTCCCATTGAGAGTGCTGATTTAGCTCTGCTGCAAGCTTTGCATGACTTACTAAACTTTGTTTTGATAGTTTTATAGCGCTGTGCTGAGGAAGGGCTTTTAGAAAGGTAGTAAGTCGCGACTCTACCGAAAGCATTGATCTGTGGGCCTCGACCCCTCGCTCCACATAGTCAGATAATGCGCGCTTGACCGTAAGAGCATCCTCTAGCGAGACCGTATCACCCACCATTAGCAGTAGATCTATTCCAGCCTCATGCGCCACTACTCCCAACTCAGATATAGCGATCTTCTGGGCCCGAACTCCCTCCATACCGAGTGCATCCGCGATTGTAATTCCCTTAAATCCGAGCGTATCCCGCAAGATCCCATGCATCACTGTATGCGAGAGTGTGGCCGGATAATGTGGATCGATCTGCGGCACCATGATGTGCGCGCTCATTACCATCTCAATCCCATCCTGAATAAGTTCCGCGAACGGCTGCAGCTCGCGCTGACGCAATTCAGCCAATGATCTATCAACAACTGGTAGCGCTATATGCGAGTCGGTAGCGGTATCGCCGTGTCCAGGAAAATGTTTTGCACACGGAGTTATTCCACCGGCTCGTAGCGCTGCTGCAAAGAGTTTTGCAGCAGCGCTCACTTGTAACGCTGTAGTACCGAAGGCGCGTTGATTGATTACCGGATTTTTAGGGTTAGAGTGGATATCGGCGACCGGTGAGAAGGAGAGATTAACTCCAAGCGAGCGCAGCTCCTGCGCCATGGCACGTGCTACAGCGCTAACGGCCTCTGGAACACCGGCATAACAGGCGGGATATGGAAAACGTGTAACAGGCGCAGGGAATCGGTGTACCTGCCCACCTTCATGGTCGATACAGACGATAATATTCTGACGGCCGATAGCCGCACGGAGATCTGTTAGTAAGGTTGCATAAATTTTCAGCCACTTACTGTAAGAGAGATCCTGCCGAAAATTTCTACGGCGAAGCATTATTCCAGCGGGTCGCAATTCGCTCAAGATTAACGACTCTGCCTCTGAAAGGACCGGCCCAGAGGGTTCAACTATAAATCGAATGCCTAGGTCTAAGGTGTTTGACACGCTTTTTTTAAAATCGGCTAAAATTGCTGCTTTAAACGCTTAAAGTCGTCGTACTTAGGGTCGCGCTGCTCCCAGTAAGTCTGCGCACCGCATCGATACGATAGATCGATCGATTTAATCCTAAGAATCTTGAGCAGATACGCCATAGGAACGAAGCCGATCGACCACGCTATACCGAGAAGAAGAAAGGTCATTACGATTGAGAGATAGTGCGCAAGCTTCATCCAGCCACGCCAGAGCGGTAACAGGACAATCGGGGCGCGATAACCTGCCAGCGCTGTAATCAAGGCTGCCGCAGCCCATGTAGCGCAGGTCGCAGCGGCTGCTACGTGATAAATCTTTGAGGCACAAACGATAAGAAAGATGGTCGCAAAGATTGCGCCAAATTCCTTGACGTGTTGACGCACTGGCTTCCCCATCCACTCATCATCAAGTGGAGAGGTGGCCTTCATCAGCACCTGTTGCAGCTCTGCTTGCGCAGAATCCTCGTAACCATTCAGCATGTTTTTATGTCTTACACGTGTCTTTGTTGCAGAAAGCATTATCTTACCACACTTTTCTTTCTTGTCGTCTCCTAATCGGAGACGGCATATTTATCTGAATGGTTAATTTTATTTACCCCGATTTGCTCCGCAAATCCGCCCCTGAATAGGGGCTAACGTTAGCGGAGCTGTATTGAGCTCAATGGTTACGAATCCTCTAATCTAACTCGAACTTCGTTAGCCAATCTTCGCGCTCCTGCCATTTCGGCTGCTCCTCTTTTAACATCACAATATTACCGACAATAAGCGCATCCATATCGGTGCGCATAAAACACGCGTACGCGTCGGCCGGGGTACAAACGATCGGTTCGCCACGCACATTAAAGCTAGTATTCACCAAAGCCGCACACCCGGTTCTCTGTTTAAATGCAGATAACAACTTATAAAAGCCTGGATGTTGTGCCGCAGACACCGTCTGAATTCGAGCCGAATAGTCTACGTGCGTAACCGCTGGAATATCTGACTTGGGTACATTTAACCTAGCGATCCCGAAGAGTTTACCCTCCTCCTCAGAAACTGCCAACCGACGGCTCTCTTTTACTGGAGCTACCAGCAACATATACGGAGAGTCGCAATCCATCTCGAAATAATCAGATACATGCTCTCGCATTACAGCCGGAGCAAAGGGTCGAAACGACTCACGGAACTTAATCTTCAAGTTCATGGTTGCCTGCATCGAGGTCGAACGTGGGTC
Protein-coding sequences here:
- a CDS encoding FGGY family carbohydrate kinase; the protein is MNATLNATLLGLDIGSSSVKGALLNAETGEVIARATSPGTELPITAANPGWAEQHPDLWWEHVTHVIREIGQETSLAGLKGIGIGYQMHGLVLLDAALQPLRPSIIWCDSRAVALGEEAWEKLGKDWCLQNLLNSPGNFTASKLAWVKQNEPKIFEKIRYMMLPGDYVALRLTGEAMTSLSGLSEGIMWNFRQSRLATELLDYYGIPKEFVPKSSPSFGMQGSVRNEVARELGLPLNVPVTYRAGDQPNNAFALKVLNPGEVGANAGTSGVVYGIADKPCIDPQSRINTFLHVNHTAQNPRLGVLLCVNGAGALSRWIKVNFTKDYINLDREASASPIGARGLSFLPFGNGAERTLNNKSLGASLHGIELNIHTAGDVYRSAMEGIAASLSYGVEIMRDMGITVNSLRAGYGNMFRSQIFSQALASMVDAPIDLIDTDGAEGAARGAGLGAAVFKSVEDAYRGMKTKGTIVPSAHSEYKEVFSRWRSVLTRETES
- the xylA gene encoding xylose isomerase; protein product: MTEHFEVPVVQFEGPDSKNPLAFRHYNPSEVVEGKTMKDHLRFAVAWWHTMRGTGGDPFGPGCAVRPWEDGSDSLEMALKRVDVAFEFMSKLGVPYYCFHDRDVAPEGKDLSETNKNLDAVVKKLKEAQARTGIKLLWGTANLFTNKRFVHGASTSCNADVFAYAAAQVKKALEVTKELGGTNYVFWGGREGYHTLYNTNLRREFDHLAKFLHMAVEHKKKIGLDAQFLIEPKPREPTTHQYDSDCAACMAFLKTYGLDKEFKFNIETNHATLAGHSMYHELTYASSYGMLGSVDANRGDELIGWDTDQFPTNIYTTAQAMLVILENGGLGRGGLNFDAKVRRESFEPIDLFYAHIGAMDAFAQGLKIAAAIRKDGILKEMLQKRYSSWDAGVGIDIEEGTANFETLERYMLQKGEVAANVSGRQEMLENIVNRYIR
- a CDS encoding response regulator, which gives rise to MKTVLIIDDNHDYRETFREILEDNEVEVFESDCPDSAYELLSTIDPPDLIICDLHMPFTHKEDAGEYPISRDVGIKTAQELAWVYPNTSVIALTASDPSEMKQVKSDLAPIPAYPKPLHYKELVELIHCLLLCKDFGGLQ